The sequence below is a genomic window from Lolium perenne isolate Kyuss_39 chromosome 4, Kyuss_2.0, whole genome shotgun sequence.
ACATCGTATGTGTCCACCAAGGCCAGGAAGGCTTTTGGAAATGCCAATGCATATGACGTGAATGCAGCCAACTCACTTTGATTTGTTTCGCCAAAGGTACCATGCAATGAGCTAGCATCCTGAAATAAAGCTTGAATAGTTCAACATAACTTACTAACCATAAGTTCTATAGCAACAAGTTACAGAGAAATTATGTTGCAACTTGCAAGGAAGAGAAACTTCATGGATAAGTACAAGTGAAGACTTGTCCAAGCCACTTCTAGCACAAGCGAAACGGTTAATTTAAATTAGTTGTCAAGACCACTGGGAAATATTGATAAGAAGTGTATCATATTGGGGTGGAATTCCAATTCATTAAAAAAATAGCTTGCTCTTACAAAAATGTACAGATACTATTTAGTCAGATAAAGAAAAATGATGTAATGGAGAACACTATTACAGCAAAATTAGTATGGCTACTCAAAGTATTGGATGAGGGTTGGAGTACTCAACTTGCCAAGATATCCAGAAAGGATTACTAAGACTATTTCTGATACGTAATTTGTATAAATTAAACTGTAAAGCTAGACTTTTATGTTTAACAGTCTGCAGTGGTACATTAACAATGACAACTAGTCACCTCAAGTCCTCAACTTCAGCTAGGCACCTCTTATCTCTAATTATAAAATTTTATTGAATTTTGTTCACTAAAGAGCATTTGAACTTATGGTTAAGAAAAAGAACATATAAAGAGGCGGTGTCAATCACAAGCAACAAGCAATGTTTAAATTAACAAGCAGAAAAGTGTCTATAAGAGTTAAGTTACATGAGCAAAAGAGTTAACAAATAACTGGTGCTTTATCACACCTGAATCCTGATCAGCCAACTCTGCACCAGAGAGACAAAGTCTTCACATTTGCTCGAACCATCAGAACTAGAAAGTACTTTGTcaatgatttcatcaagaccctacAGCCAAACAATTCATTAGAAAAGAAGAACACTTGTATTAAACAGATCTAGTTTTCACCTAACAAAAAATTAATGAAATCcacagtcaaaacaaattaatgaaATAGTTGCAAGGTTCATGATGTAAAACATACTGCATTTTGTACTTTCCCTGATGGATTTCCTTTTTAAATGGCCAGCTCTAGTGTGTCTTAGTTTGGTGAACATTAAGCGACTTAGATTTTGCGCTTACTAGCCAGATGCTACGGTTTTCTATTTTATAAGCATAAGCTTAGCTTCGCTGACCAAGTATATATACTTTTCTTTCACTATTTTACATTTGAATATCAGTTTGGGAGAGCTTGGCTAACATAATCTAGATTGATGAATGATACGTGTCCATCTACATCGTTATTGGTTAAATGCAATTGGCCAGGAAATTTCGGCCCGAATAGACTATTTGGATGATACTTTCTCAAAGTGTCAAATGGTAGGTGCAAACTGGAATTGCATGAGATGTAAAGAGGGGAACTAGGGAAAAAGCAAGTTTGTGCTAGATGAATGATGATATACGAAATCTATATTGGACACATTACTGAAGAACATCAAGCCTATCCAAGCAGAATAATTAGAACATAGCAGATGTTTTTTTCCAGAACAAGAATGATGTTTCAAATATTAAACAGGAAAGTTGAATAAGTCCCAAACACCAGCAATTCACGGGAAGACTTGAAAGTGACTACTAACCATGAAAGAGCTCACAAATGCATGTGAGTGAGTCCCACGTATTGGTATCCCAAACAACCTTCCTGCTGCAACATTGCTGCTCAGGTAGGAATGTCAGATTGTGACAAATGTGTCTTTGGATAAGCATTTTTACAGCCTTCAGTATAACTCAAAGTTGGTTCATGTGTTCAAATATTGAGTAAGAAGATTTATCATCCAATGATGGATTAACATAGTTTTAAAATTGCATAGTCCAGTTAAATAAACTATGTGATCCTAATGTAGACAGTTAATGATTGTTATCATCAGTAGCAGAGGAAACCCAAAAGCTTTATCAACAACCACGAGCGCccacataataatcaacaaaactATGACCTCTGAAAAAGTAATAAAAATGTTTGAAGCGGAAGACAATGTGCAGATGCATATTATGCTCATTGTGAAAGCAGACCAGACCTTGTAGCATCAAATCCTCCCATGTAAGAATATCTTGATGCGCTGATTCCCCCATCAGGCCCCTGATAGACAAGTCTTTATAAGTCCATGTAAAGGATAATGGATGAAAAGAAGCAAAACAAATGATAAAAAATTAAGACCCACTTGAGCCCGTCGAAGGCCAAATTCAAGTAAATTATTTTCCTTCCCTGCTACAAGGCGGTGCCTTGCAGCATTTGTAGTAACCAGAGAAGCATAGTTCACGAGAGTTAAAAATGGAGTTTCAAGAAGTTGGACAACCTGGGACAAAAAGTAAAAGGCAAAAGTTAACAGAAAGGTAAAATACGACAACAGTCGATGTTATTTGCTAACCAGCTCCTGGTACTTACCGCAACAGGTCCTTCGATTATCATCAGTGGAACCTTAGGAAACACAACAGAACCCTCAGGGATTGCATAAACCTCAACATCTGAGCAGTCAATCGAGCTGAGGTACTCAAAGAAACCATCCTATCAAAAGAAAATTAGGTATCCAGTTTTAGTTGCAAGCAAAGATGAAAATAATATCTGAACAAGAAGTGAGTTACTTAAAGGAGACAGCTAAAATTATTTTTGTGGGTTTTGTTTGTGTTAGGGTTTGGGGGAGGAGTTTGGCCAGCCGTaagggagacggcggcggcgttGGTGGTGGCGGCGATCTGCTGGTTGAGGGAGGCTTCGCGGTCATCTAGGGCTTTGGCACGAGCCTCGAGCTCGCGCTCCTTGGCTGCGATCTCTTCGGGATTCATGGTGGGAGAGGGGAGGAAGgttggcggctagggttagggttttggagagggaGGGGTTTAGGCGGCGGCGGGGTGGATgacccgctctgataccatgcaaTAATGGGCTGCTCGATGGCACGCCTCCTCTCCCTCTGTCTCTATTTATATGCACAAGGACTTGAAGTACAAGTCAAGTTTTACAAGTATTGTTACACAAGAAATATCCCTAACTAATCCTAGTTAGCCGCCCGGGAGGATGTCTCCCTAACAGTTTGCTTATAGGCATTTGGGTGGTCGATGGGTTAAGGGGTGTCCAGAAGGATCCTTTTATGCCCTAATCCTTCCACTTGCATGAGCATTCAACTCGATTAAATCTAATCATACATGAGCATGATCTATTTAAAGTGCAGGTTTTCCAATAAAATGATTAACTCCCTCTGGCCCAAATTAACTGATGCACATGGTACTAGAATTAAAACAGGACGTAGTAATGGCCTGCAACAACTAATTTGGGCCGGAGGGGATACATTTTTTGTTAAAAGATTGGCATTCCCACCTCACATGTAGGCAATGCAGCCCGCAAGAATCTGATTTCCTCTTCTTTGAGCTTGAAGTTGGCAATAAACCGTATACACTCTTCAAGGCCACCAAAGATGGTGAACTCACCAGCAAAGGGGTTTTTCCGGAAGTACAGATCAAAGCTGAAAACAGTGTGGTTCGCAGTAAATATCAAGAAGTAAAAGAGTATAATATTCAAACAGAAGACCGACAACTGTTGGCCAAGTGCACAAGGCTTTGTTCAACCAACTGGCTTTAAGTAAGGATATAGGTATGCTCGATATACCTCCCAAAACCCAAAATAGTATGCTTCTAGTGATTGCTTAGTATTGCTTGGCTGTATTGATGGTAGGTATGGTCGTATAAACAGTTGCAATATCTGATAAACAGTTGTGATCAGAGGAAAGTTTTGTGTCTAAATCAACAACTAGGATATAAACAGTAGTCGTATCCACCAAAAAAATGTTACACATAGGAACGCTTGCTAGTTGAATGAACTACACTTGCTCCCAATTTAGCCAGAAAAATCCCCGGTGCTCGAATATATGCTCTAATTATACTGTTCCTAAATCAACACTCCAGCATCGCACATCGGAGGTTGACACCAACAAACAGCCACGATGACGAATCGAGAGGCGCAGGCCCAAATAAACAAACATAGAGAGCGCGGGAAGCTACTGGGAGGGTTAGGATTCTGACACGGCGCGGTCGAGGTGCTTGCCGGCCTTCCAGTAGGCGTAGGCCATGGAGAACTGGTAGAGGTCCGTGAGGAGGGGCGTGACCATCGGGTTCGTCGGCCGCGGCACCCCGCCGCGCACGTCCccgttcgccgccgccgccatgttcCCGGGAGCGGCGGTGCTCGTGGTCCGGATCGGAGAGGAGGGCGCGGCGAGGCCGGCGGAGTGGAGCGGGTGGAGGATGGAAGAGGGAATCGGGTTCCCGGTGGCTGGACTGACTGCGATGAGGAAACTGGAGTGTGGAGAGTCCTCGCCCACGGCTGCGTGACACGTGGGTCGTGGGCTTTTTGGTAATGGATGGGCCGAGAGTTATGCTATGACTGTACCGGGCAGCCTGAGCATACAGACCGGCCCGGAGCGTAGTGACGGCCGGCTGAGCCCACGGAAACTGGTTAGTGCTCAGCCCATACTGAATTCAAAACTCCCTAAAAAAAACGTCAGAATTAAGAGTAAATTCCACTTCTATTTGTGACACATATTACCTGATTTATTGGAATTTCTAACAAAATATCCTATGTACACAAACCAAAAACGGTAGCATCCATCATTCAACATTCAGTAATTCACCATTTAAACGAAATGCATACCCACGCTAAGAATGGTCTGCGCCATCGAAAATGTTTTGTTACGGAGAAACCGTGGGAGAGTCTCTCGCTGCAAAATTTATTTCTTACAAATATTTACAATATTATAAATATGTGCAAATAGAAATGAAGATTAAAAAGTAAAAAAAATGTCTCCCCATCTAGGAAGTTGGCACtataagcaaaaaaaaaagatacaaTAAAAACATTGGGATGCACACAAGATAAAAGTAAAAATATAGGTCATTCACGGAGAAAATAGAAGTGTGACATGCATGCGCTTTGATTTTGTTTCAGATTTATAAAATTGACTCAAGGACCACTAAGGTTAAGAGGCATTGGAGATTTATGAATAAATAAATGAAttatttatgaattattaaaattGGCCCCAAACACTGCCAGCATATTTTTGTTAATGTGTAACTGACTCTAGAATAACATATCTATGTGTGTCATCTATACACAATATGATGACTCGATTATCTTTTAACATGTGGTCTTAACAAATATAGTTCTCTATTACACTTTAAAAAAATAGTATCTTGCTATTGAATAGTAAGGTACAATATTATTTGGTATAAATTTGTAGCTTTTTATGTTGAAAAAATATACTTCCAATAAGTTTAGATGTCACTTTGCAACATAAAATTTCTTTGTTAATTTGATTTTGGCATACCATCTTTCATAAATGAATTCACAAGATAtgataaaagaaaaaggaagatgGGTATCTATATAGATAAACCATAGAGTATATGTGTGTGTCAAACCGATTTTGTTTTTGTTAAAAATCTTAGCATGGATCTCTGAAGTGTATTGTCCCACAAATATCTCATAAGAAATTTGTAGAGTGTGCACTTAGTACACAGAGACCATATGGACACAGGTCAAAACCTTTATTTGCAACAGAGGCAAGCGCCACCGCTCATGTGGAGATCTAAAAGAAACAATTCACTAAACATTTGTCAGTGTCAACATGGGCAACATACAAAATTAACATCCATGTACAAATTAAGACTTCAACGACAAAAAAAAGGCAACATGTTATGAGATGGCTAGAAAGCATTAAGAAAAAGAAAATCGAACAAATTGATGCAGGCCTTCAATTGGTCTGATATATGTCGTGGCGTGTACGTACGTACGTAGCCGTCGTCCCCGGCTCCGGCGTCTCTCGCACGCGGAACTAATAAACACTCTAGGAAATATTCAGAAGTGGCTTGAGCGCATCCCTTTTTTGCTTCTCCAGGTCCACACGGATGCGGAGTGGATGGCGGCCGGCACCTGGAAGTCTTGGAGGACGAGCGGTAGGTGTGGGGGGTGTAGGTCTTGGAGGAcgaacagtagtaacaacttccaagactcaaatataaaacaaaagtgctgtagtaaaatcatgggttgtctcccataagcgcttttctttaacgcctttcagctaggcgcagaaagtgtgaatcaagtattatcaagagatgaaacattaatgcattgtatcttatctatgtaagtttcagaggctcctttttcattactcttaggcttgctattctcatcaaatagattttcaggaacaatccaatcaaaattcttttctagtgcttcatgcattcctaagagcttaataggtatcggtactttaatctccccatcatcattaatattattagtgtaccttattctatctatgtccatcttttcaagtgtttttgcaaagtcggtgaacaaaccaagcctcttatgcttaataaagacttttctagcctctctagctacaccaccaaattctttgagaagggtttctaaaacaaaatctttcttttctccttcttccatatcacctagtgtaagaaacatatgttgcattataggattgagattgacaaatctagcttccaacatgtgtaccaaagaggcagcagcaatttcataagtaggagcgagttctaccaaatgtctatcttcaaaatcttcaaccatactaacatgagtgaaaaattcttctatattatctcttccaattatagacccttgtcctaccggtatgtcttttagtgtgaacttaggaggaaacatgatgaaataagtaaagtaaatgcaagtaactaatttttttgtgtttttgatatagagaacgcaaacaagatagtaaataaagtaaagcaagtaactaatttttttgtattttgagataagaaagcaaacaaagcagtaaataaaataaagtaaagcaagacaaaaacaaagttaagagattggaagtggaagactccccttgcagcgtgtcttgatctccccggcaacggcgccagaaaaaacgttgcttgtgacggtacagcacacgtccgttgggaaccccaagaggaaggtatgatgcgtacagcagcgagttttccctcagaaagaaaccaaggttatcgaaccagtaggagccaagaagcacgttgaaggttgttggtggcggagtgtagtgcggcgcaacaccagggattccggcgccaacgtggaacctgcacaacacaatccaggtactttgccccaacttaacagtgaggttgtcaatctcagcggcttgctgtaacaaaggattagatgtatagtgtagaagatgatgtttgcaaagaacagtaagaacaagtattgcagtagattgtattcgatgtaaaagaatggaccggggtccacagttcactagtggtgtctctccgataagaaatagcatgttgggtgaacaaattacagttgggcaattgacaaatagagagggcataacaatgcacatacatattatgatgagtagtgtgaaattcaatcgggcattacgacaaagtacatagaccgctatccagcatgcatctatgcctaaaaagtccaccttcaggttatcatccgaaccccttccagtattaagttgcaaacaacagacaattgcattaagtatggtgcgtaatgtaatcaacacaaatatccttagacaaagcattgatgttttgtccctagtggcaacaacacatccacaaccttagaactttctgtcactgtcccagattaaatggaggcatgaacccactatcgagcataaatactccctcttggagttacaagtatcaacttggtcagagcctctactagcaacggagagcatgcaagatcataaacaacacatatatgatagattgataatcaacataacatagtattccatattcatcggatcccaacaaacgcaacatgtagcattacacatagataatcttgatcatgttaggcagctcacaagatccaacaatgatagcacaatgaggagaagacgaccatctagctactgctatggacccatagtccaggggtgaactactcacacatcaatccggaggcgatcatggcgatgaagagtcctccgggagatgattcccctctccggcagggtgccggaggcgatctcctgaatcccccgagatgggattggcggcggcggcgtctctggaaggttttccgtatcgtggctctcggtactggggtttcgcgacgaaggctttaagtaggcggaagggtaggtttaggggcgtcacgaggggcccacacaccagggcggcgcgggcccctccttggccgcgccgccttggtgtctggccacctcgtggccccacttcgtttccctttcggtcttctggaagcttcgtggaaaaataagaccctaggcgttgatttcgtccaattccgagaatatttccttactaggatttctgaaaccaaaaacagcagaaaacagcaactggctcttcggcatctcgttaataggttagtgccagaaaatgcataaatatgacataaagtgtgtataaaacatgtgagtatcatcataaaagtagcatggaacataagaaattatagatacgtttgagacgtatcactggctCAGTTACCTCATAAGATTCCGCACTTATCGTgttgttgatgtctacgccccctccttttcctatagacagtgttgggcctccaagagcagaggtttgtagaacaacagcaagttttcccttaagtggatcacccaaggtttatcgaactcagggaggaagaggtcaaagatatccctctcatgcaaccctgcaaccacaaagcaagaagtctcttgtgtccccaacacacctaataggtgcactagttcggcgaagagatagtgaaatacaggtggtgtaaataagcagtagcaacggcaccagaaaagtgctttgcccaggacagtaaacaagcagtagtaacgcagcagtagtaacgcaaagaaaacaagaaacaagcaaatatagcgatttaggaacaaggcctagggatcatactttcactagtggacactctcaacattgatcacataacacaatagataaatgcatactctacactctcttgttggatgatgaacacattgcgtaggattacacgaaccctcaatgccggagttaacaagctccacaattcaatgttcatatttaaataaccttagagtgcatgaaagatcaacacgactaaaccaagtactaacatagcatgcacactgtcaccttcacactatgtaggaggaatagatcacatcaataccatcatagcaatagttaacttcataatctacaagagatcacaatcatagcctacgccaagtactaacacggatgcacacactgtcaccattacaccgtgcaggaggaataaaactactttaataacatcactagagtagcatgcagataaattgtgatacaaaacacattgcaatcataaagagatataaataagcacttcactatgccattcataacagtgaataagtattctgtgaaatatagcctaagagacccacacggtgcacacactgtcacctttacacacgtgggacaaggagtctccggagatcacataagtaaaatccacttgactagcataatgacatctagattacaagcatcatcatatgaatctcaatcatgtaaggcagctcatgagattattgtattgaagtacatagggagagagattaaccacatagctaccggcacagccctgagcctcgatggagaactactccctcctcatgggagacagcagcgttgatgaagatggcggtgatgtcgatggagaagccttccgggggcacttccccgtcccggcagcgtgccggaacagagacgcctgtcccccagatcttggcttcgcgatggcggcggctctggaaggtttctgcgggttCCATCGAAcgtcctagggttttcgcgacggaggctttaaataggcggaagggcagcctcggagggggcctggggccaccacaccatagggcggcgcggccccccctctggccgcgccagggtggcgtgtggggcccccagggcttccctctggcggctctcgggtgttctggaagcttcgtgtgaaaataggcccctgggcgttgatttcgtccaattccgagaatatttccttactaggatttctgaaaccaaaaacagcagaaaacaggaactgacacttcggcatctcgtcaataggttagttccggaaaacgcataataatgacatataatgtgtacaaaacatgtagataacatcaataatgtggcatggaacataagaaattatcgatacgtcggagacgtatcagcatccccaagcttagttcctgctcgtcccgagcaggtaaacgataacaaagataatttctggagtgacatgccatcataaccttgatcatactattgtaaacatatgtaatgaatgcagcgatcaaaacaatgtaaatgacatgagtaaacaattgaatcataaagcaaagactttttatgaatggtacttcaagacaagcatcaataagtcttgcataagagttaactcataaagcaataaatcaaagtaaaggtattgaagcaacataaaggaagatgaagtttcagcggttgctttcaacttgtaacatgtatatctcatggatagttgtcaatgcaaagcaatataacaagtgcaatatgcaagtatgtaggaatcaatgcacagttcacacaagtgtttgcttcttgaggtagagagaaataggtgaactgactcaacaataaaagtaaaagaatggtccttcaaagaggaaagcatcgattgctatatttgtgctagagcttttattttgaaaataagaaacaattttgtcaacggtagtaataaagcatatgagttatgtaaattatatcctacaagttgcaagcctcatgcatagtatactaatagtgcccgcaccttgtcctaattagcttggatttacatggattatcatagcatagcacatgtttcaaccaagtgtcacaaaggggtacctctatgccgcctgtacaaaggtctaaggagaaagctcgcattggatttctcgcttttggttattctcaacttagacatccataccgggacaacatagacaacagataatggactcctctttaatgcataagcattcaacaacagataatattctcataagagagtgaggtttgttgtccaaactgaaacttccaccatggatcatggctttagttagcggcccaatgttcttctctaacaatatgcacactcaaaccatttgatcatgataaatcactcttacttcagacaagacgaacatgcatagcaactcacatgatattcaacaaagaaatagttgatggcgtccccaggaacatggttatcgcacaacaagcaacttaataagagataaagtgcataagtacatattcaataccacgatagtttttaagctatttgtcccatgagctatatattgcaaaggtagaggatagaaatttaaaggtagcactcaagcaatttactttggaatggcggagaaataccatgtagtaggtaggtatggtggacacaaatggcatagtggttggctcaaggattttggatgcatgagaagtattccctctcgatacaaggtttaggctagcaaggttatttgaaacaaacacaaggatgaagcggtacagcaaaacttacataaaagacatattgtaaacattataagactctacaccgtcttccttgttgttcaaactcaatactagaaattatctagaccttagagaaaccaaacatgcaaatcagattttagcatgctctatgtatttcttcattaatgggtgcaaagtatatgatgcaagagcttaaacatgagcacaacaattgccaagtatcaaattatccaagacattttaccaattactacatgtatcattttccgattccaaccatat
It includes:
- the LOC127291894 gene encoding nicotinate phosphoribosyltransferase 2, producing MAAAANGDVRGGVPRPTNPMVTPLLTDLYQFSMAYAYWKAGKHLDRAVFDLYFRKNPFAGEFTIFGGLEECIRFIANFKLKEEEIRFLRAALPTCEDGFFEYLSSIDCSDVEVYAIPEGSVVFPKVPLMIIEGPVAVVQLLETPFLTLVNYASLVTTNAARHRLVAGKENNLLEFGLRRAQGPDGGISASRYSYMGGFDATSNVAAGRLFGIPIRGTHSHAFVSSFMGLDEIIDKVLSSSDGSSKCEDFVSLVQSWLIRIQDASSLHGTFGETNQSELAAFTSYALAFPKAFLALVDTYDVMRSGVPNFCAVALALNDMGYKAGGIRLDSGDLAYLSIETRKFFCAIEKEFGVVGFGKTNITASNDLNEETIDALNKQGHEVDSFGIGTYLVTCYAQAALGCVFKLVEINKQPRIKLSEDVTKVSIPCKKRCYRLYGKEGYPLVDIMTGQDEPSPKVGERILCRHPFIESKRAHVVPQHVEELLKCYWPGNSSTQREELTSINENRSRCMRDLLRMRPDHLRKLNPTPYKVSVSTQLYDFIHFLWLNEAPVGELQ